One genomic segment of Mesoterricola silvestris includes these proteins:
- a CDS encoding 4Fe-4S dicluster domain-containing protein, with translation MSHLTLKESYTTLAERLNRFPQGAPPGDLLYRILEVLFTPEEAGLVALLPIRPFTAGAAAEVWKRPVLEARGTLEALASRGMLLDLEVRGEQLFVLPPPMAGFFEFSMMRVGNGYDQKLLAELFHQYLNVEEDFVRELFAGGETQLGRVFVNERALTGPGLSVLDHERAGEVIRTASHMGVGTCYCRHKMDHLGRACEAPMDICMTFGNTTRSLIKHGIARRVDAREGLDLLDKARDHNLVQFGENVREQVAFICNCCGCCCEAMLAAKRFASLHPVATTNYLPRVAQEDCDGCGKCVGACPVEAMGLVSAGDPARPRRMKARVDADLCLGCGVCARVCAKGAIALEARGSRVLTPVNTAHRAVLMAIERGKLQNLIFDNQAHWNHRAMAAILGVVLRLPPVKQVMASRQMKSRYLDRLLAAGTPVHREH, from the coding sequence ATGTCCCACCTGACCCTCAAGGAAAGCTACACGACCCTCGCGGAACGCCTCAACCGCTTCCCCCAGGGCGCCCCGCCGGGGGACCTGCTTTATCGGATCCTTGAGGTGCTGTTCACGCCCGAGGAGGCGGGACTGGTGGCCCTCCTTCCGATCCGGCCCTTCACGGCCGGGGCCGCCGCGGAGGTGTGGAAGAGGCCGGTCCTGGAGGCGCGCGGAACCCTGGAGGCGCTGGCCTCCCGGGGGATGCTCCTGGACCTGGAGGTGCGGGGGGAGCAGCTTTTCGTGCTGCCGCCGCCCATGGCGGGCTTTTTCGAGTTCTCCATGATGCGGGTGGGCAACGGGTACGACCAGAAGCTCCTGGCCGAACTCTTCCACCAGTACCTGAACGTGGAGGAGGACTTCGTCCGGGAGCTCTTCGCGGGCGGGGAGACGCAGCTGGGGCGGGTCTTCGTGAACGAGCGCGCCCTCACCGGTCCCGGGCTGAGCGTCCTGGACCATGAGCGCGCCGGCGAGGTGATCCGCACCGCGAGCCACATGGGGGTGGGCACCTGCTACTGCCGGCACAAGATGGACCACCTGGGCCGGGCCTGCGAGGCGCCCATGGACATCTGCATGACCTTCGGCAACACGACCCGGTCCCTCATCAAGCACGGCATCGCCCGGAGGGTGGACGCCCGGGAGGGGCTGGACCTGCTGGACAAGGCCCGGGACCACAACCTCGTCCAGTTCGGCGAGAACGTCCGGGAGCAGGTGGCCTTCATCTGCAACTGCTGCGGGTGCTGCTGCGAGGCCATGCTCGCCGCCAAGCGCTTCGCCAGCCTCCATCCGGTGGCCACCACCAACTACCTGCCCCGGGTCGCCCAGGAGGACTGCGACGGGTGCGGCAAGTGCGTGGGGGCCTGCCCCGTGGAGGCCATGGGGCTGGTGTCCGCCGGCGATCCCGCCCGGCCCCGGCGCATGAAGGCGCGCGTGGACGCGGACCTCTGCCTGGGGTGCGGGGTGTGCGCGCGGGTTTGCGCCAAGGGCGCCATCGCCCTCGAAGCCCGCGGGAGCCGGGTGCTCACCCCGGTCAACACCGCGCACCGGGCCGTGCTCATGGCCATCGAGCGGGGAAAGCTGCAGAATCTCATCTTCGACAACCAGGCCCACTGGAATCATCGGGCCATGGCGGCCATCCTGGGGGTGGTCCTCAGGCTGCCGCCGGTGAAGCAGGTCATGGCCAGCCGGCAGATGAAGTCCAGGTACCTGGACCGTCTCCTGGCGGCCGGAACCCCCGTCCACAGGGAACATTGA
- the amrB gene encoding AmmeMemoRadiSam system protein B has protein sequence MGNSLILCAAFCAAAVLAAQAAPDPAPPTLEATRGAMGIPSRGDLRGQRDIVGFASRADQMARVWDLSAAPPAPELLGPRPAPGVAGAICPHDDYLYAGRIYREVLPLVKARTVVLVGVFHKYHRYGARDVVAFDPYRAWRSPDGEIRVSPLRDEVLAALPAGDVARDPAWADSEHSLEAIAYWLKHQDPAVEILPVLLPSASFGRLEALAGGFGSALAAAMARRGWTLGRDVAIVISSDGIHYGADFHHTPFGEGGVSAFQKAMDRDRRLLRGPLAGPVSAARARAFFEAVVDPARPDTYRMPWCGRFSVPFGLMALEAASKALGTPAPTGQPIAFGASVDAPELPLKPLGMGPTAPANLYHFVSYPAVAYVNR, from the coding sequence ATGGGAAACAGCCTGATCCTCTGCGCCGCCTTTTGCGCCGCGGCCGTCCTCGCGGCCCAGGCGGCCCCGGACCCCGCCCCGCCCACGCTGGAGGCCACCCGCGGGGCCATGGGCATCCCCTCCCGGGGGGACCTCCGCGGCCAGCGGGACATCGTGGGTTTCGCCTCCCGGGCGGACCAGATGGCCCGGGTGTGGGACCTGTCGGCGGCGCCGCCCGCGCCCGAGCTCCTGGGGCCCCGGCCCGCCCCCGGCGTGGCCGGGGCCATCTGCCCCCACGACGACTACCTGTACGCCGGGCGCATCTACCGGGAGGTGCTCCCCCTGGTGAAGGCCCGCACCGTGGTGCTGGTGGGGGTTTTCCACAAATACCACCGCTACGGCGCCCGGGACGTGGTGGCCTTCGATCCCTACCGGGCCTGGCGCTCCCCGGACGGGGAGATCCGGGTCTCCCCCCTGCGCGACGAGGTCCTGGCGGCCCTGCCCGCCGGGGACGTGGCCCGGGACCCCGCCTGGGCCGACAGCGAGCATTCCCTGGAAGCCATCGCGTACTGGCTCAAGCACCAGGACCCCGCCGTGGAGATCCTCCCCGTCCTCCTCCCCTCGGCCTCCTTCGGGCGCCTGGAGGCCCTGGCCGGGGGATTCGGCTCGGCCCTGGCCGCCGCCATGGCCCGCCGGGGCTGGACCCTGGGCCGGGACGTGGCCATCGTCATCTCCTCGGACGGCATCCACTACGGCGCCGATTTCCACCACACACCCTTCGGCGAGGGCGGCGTCTCCGCCTTCCAGAAGGCCATGGACCGGGACCGCCGGCTCCTGCGGGGCCCCCTGGCGGGACCCGTCTCCGCCGCCCGGGCCCGGGCCTTCTTCGAGGCCGTGGTGGACCCCGCCCGGCCCGACACCTACCGCATGCCCTGGTGCGGGCGTTTCTCGGTGCCCTTCGGCCTCATGGCCCTGGAAGCCGCGTCGAAGGCGCTGGGAACCCCGGCGCCCACGGGCCAGCCCATCGCCTTCGGCGCCTCCGTGGACGCCCCGGAGCTGCCGTTGAAGCCCCTGGGCATGGGGCCCACGGCCCCGGCGAACCTCTACCATTTCGTGAGCTACCCCGCCGTGGCGTACGTGAACCGATAG
- a CDS encoding alpha/beta hydrolase family protein: MKTIELTIQGTDFPLAAALTPAATPGHLAILVHGFKGFMDWGCWPWVAERCAEAGVACLRFNFSHNGIGAEPQVFTELERFQANTFSREVAELRAVVRAAGDLPGVRRVSLLGHSRGGAIALLASEGVASVVTWASLAGLEDLHGFRGREEAWRRDGFVEVRNARTGQVMRLGSGLLEDWEAHRKELDVEAALARYVAQGGRATAIHGDADPAVPLAHGRRLERAGARLVVVEGADHTFGSTHPFPAEPPAALRRALEATLDGF; this comes from the coding sequence ATGAAAACAATAGAACTTACCATTCAAGGCACGGATTTTCCCCTGGCGGCCGCCCTCACCCCCGCCGCCACCCCCGGCCACCTGGCCATCCTGGTGCACGGCTTCAAGGGCTTCATGGACTGGGGGTGCTGGCCCTGGGTGGCGGAGCGCTGCGCGGAGGCCGGGGTGGCCTGCCTGCGGTTCAACTTCAGCCACAACGGCATCGGCGCGGAGCCCCAGGTCTTCACGGAGCTGGAGCGGTTCCAGGCCAACACCTTCTCCCGGGAGGTGGCGGAACTGCGCGCGGTGGTGAGGGCCGCGGGGGACCTCCCCGGGGTCCGGCGCGTCTCCCTCCTCGGCCACAGCCGGGGCGGCGCCATCGCCCTGCTGGCCTCGGAGGGCGTCGCCAGCGTCGTGACCTGGGCGTCCCTGGCGGGCCTGGAGGACCTCCACGGCTTCCGCGGCCGGGAGGAGGCCTGGCGCCGGGACGGCTTCGTGGAGGTCCGCAACGCCCGCACCGGCCAGGTCATGCGCCTGGGATCCGGGCTGCTGGAGGACTGGGAGGCCCACCGGAAGGAATTGGACGTGGAGGCCGCCCTGGCCCGCTACGTGGCCCAGGGCGGCCGGGCCACGGCCATCCATGGGGACGCCGACCCCGCCGTGCCCCTGGCCCACGGCCGCCGCCTGGAGCGGGCCGGCGCCCGCCTGGTGGTGGTGGAGGGCGCCGACCACACCTTCGGCTCCACCCACCCCTTCCCTGCCGAGCCGCCCGCCGCCCTGCGCAGGGCCCTGGAGGCCACGCTGGACGGGTTTTGA